CGGCCGGTCCGTCCACTGTGGACGAGCTGATGCGGCAGGAGGTCCGGGCCAAGGCCGCCGCGGCCCGGCTGTCCGGTTCGGACACCGACCACACCGTGCTGCTCCCGCACACCAGTCTGGGCCTGTTCCAGGCCGCGTTCCACAGCGTTGGCGAAGTCCTGGTGCCGGCGGCGGAGTTCCCGGCCAACACCTACCCGTGGGCCCGCGCCGAACAGGCTGGGCGCCTGCGTGTCCGCCGGCTGACCGGCGGTTACGTCACCCCCGGGCGGGTGGCGGCGGCGTTGACGCCGGAGATCACCACGGTGAGCGTCAGCGCGGTCGACTTCCGCACCGGCTACCGCGCCGACCTGGCGGCCCTGCGCGAGGTCGTCGGCGACCGGCTGCTGGTCGTCGACGCCATCCAGGGCTTCGGCGTGGCCGACGAGCCCTGGGAAGTCGCCGACGTCCTGGTCGCCGGCGGTCAGAAGTGGCTGCGCGCGGGCTGGGGAACCGGCTTCGCCGTGTTGTCCGACCGCGCCCTGGAACGGATGGATCCCGTGCTGTCCGGCTGGACCGGCGCCCGCGACCCCGGCCTGTTCGACGACGAGATCCACCCGCCGGACACGACCGCCCAGGCCTGGTCGCTCTCCAACCTCAGCCCGGTCACGTCCGGCGCGTTCGCCGAGGCACTGGAGCTGGTCGAGGAGGCCGGGGTCGGCGCCATCGCGGCGCGCATCGCCGAGCGGCTGGGCGAGTTCGAAGAGGTGCTGGCCGCCTGTGGCGCGGAGGTCGTCTCGGCGGTGGACCGGCGGGCCGGGATCCTGGCGTTCACCCTGCCCGGCCACCCCGCCGAGCAGGTCGGCGCGGCGTTGACGAACGCGGGGATCGCGGCGACCGTGCGGCCCGAGCACGTCCGGCTCTCCCCGCACGCGTCGACTGCCGAGACGACTTGCGCGGAGTTGCTCCGGGAAGCGCTCGAGACGTTGACCAAGCC
This window of the Amycolatopsis balhimycina FH 1894 genome carries:
- a CDS encoding aminotransferase class V-fold PLP-dependent enzyme; translated protein: MTRISPRYLLQFDEPAGYLDFARFGPPSHAVLDTTAALLHRATTAGPSTVDELMRQEVRAKAAAARLSGSDTDHTVLLPHTSLGLFQAAFHSVGEVLVPAAEFPANTYPWARAEQAGRLRVRRLTGGYVTPGRVAAALTPEITTVSVSAVDFRTGYRADLAALREVVGDRLLVVDAIQGFGVADEPWEVADVLVAGGQKWLRAGWGTGFAVLSDRALERMDPVLSGWTGARDPGLFDDEIHPPDTTAQAWSLSNLSPVTSGAFAEALELVEEAGVGAIAARIAERLGEFEEVLAACGAEVVSAVDRRAGILAFTLPGHPAEQVGAALTNAGIAATVRPEHVRLSPHASTAETTCAELLREALETLTKPREPLVVPAAGATTHEVLTALVPAIPGLAAMLGPGNEVLLHDLSRLPDSIVAIAGDLTGRSVGGPMTDLLLGLVRRGTTQDLTNYRTHGPDGRPIRSSTLFLRDADGVAVGCLCVNSVDTAASVGGNGEPETFPPDVDSLQRFLVDRAVAKAGIPVDLMKKRHKAAVVRELDEAGYFLIKDAVDHLAGRLDVTRYTIYNYLNEIRA